A DNA window from Flavisolibacter ginsenosidimutans contains the following coding sequences:
- a CDS encoding nitrilase-related carbon-nitrogen hydrolase: MRIIKSGLIQMSLPKTEGEGTIEEIKEAMIQKHIPLIEKAGEQGVQILCLQEIFDTPYFCPGQDKAWYASAEPVPGPTTERMAEYAKKYNMVMIVPIYEKEQAGFLYNTAAVIDADGTYLGKYRKNHIPHTSGFWEKFFFKPGNLGYPVFQTKYAKVGVYICYDRHFPDGARVLGLNGAEIVYNPSATVAGLSQYLWKLEQPAHAAANGYFMGCINRVGEEKPWNLGKFYGSSYFVDPRGQIFAQASEDKDELLVAEFDLDMIEEVRATWQFFRDRRPETYGKLVEL, encoded by the coding sequence ATGCGCATCATCAAATCAGGTTTGATACAAATGAGTCTTCCCAAAACCGAAGGCGAGGGAACGATTGAAGAGATTAAAGAGGCCATGATTCAAAAGCACATTCCGCTCATTGAAAAAGCGGGAGAGCAGGGCGTGCAAATTCTTTGCCTGCAGGAAATTTTTGACACGCCGTATTTCTGTCCGGGACAAGACAAGGCCTGGTATGCATCCGCAGAGCCCGTGCCCGGACCGACCACCGAACGCATGGCCGAATACGCAAAGAAGTACAACATGGTGATGATTGTGCCGATTTACGAAAAAGAACAAGCGGGCTTTTTGTACAACACGGCGGCGGTGATTGATGCAGACGGAACGTATTTGGGCAAGTACCGCAAGAACCACATTCCGCATACGTCGGGATTTTGGGAAAAGTTTTTTTTCAAGCCGGGTAATTTGGGTTATCCGGTATTTCAAACAAAGTATGCGAAGGTTGGTGTGTACATCTGTTACGACCGTCACTTTCCGGATGGTGCAAGAGTCCTCGGATTAAACGGAGCAGAGATTGTGTATAATCCATCCGCAACGGTTGCAGGGCTCTCACAATATTTATGGAAGCTGGAACAACCGGCACACGCCGCGGCCAATGGCTATTTTATGGGTTGCATTAATAGGGTGGGAGAAGAGAAGCCCTGGAATCTCGGCAAGTTTTACGGTTCGTCATATTTCGTTGACCCGAGAGGACAAATTTTTGCGCAGGCATCGGAGGATAAAGACGAATTGTTGGTGGCGGAATTTGATTTGGATATGATTGAAGAAGTAAGAGCAACCTGGCAGTTTTTTAGAGATAGAAGACCGGAGACGTATGGGAAACTGGTGGAACTTTAA
- a CDS encoding bifunctional 3,4-dihydroxy-2-butanone-4-phosphate synthase/GTP cyclohydrolase II: MLDTIESAIADIKAGKMVIVVDDEDRENEGDFIAAARNATPEVINFMSKYGRGLICVPLLEERCKELGLDLMVNNNTALHETAFTVSVDLLEHGCTTGISAQDRSRTIQALIDPATQPQDLGRPGHIFPLIAKKGGVLRRAGHTEATVDLARLAGFEPAGVLVEIMNEDGSMARLPQLKEIAEKFDFKIVSIKDLIEYRIKRDSLIEEIVRVDMPTKWGHFKLVAFQEKNSPNEHLALMKGTWTTDEPVMVRVHSSCFTGDILGSLRCDCGEQLHNAMQMVEEEGKGIILYMNQEGRGIGLVNKLKAYRLQEEGLDTVEANLHLGFQTDQRDYGVGAQILRHLGVHKLRLISNNPKKRVGLIGYGLEIVENIPIRVDPNPHNEKYLQTKRDKMGHEFH, encoded by the coding sequence ATGCTCGATACAATTGAAAGCGCCATTGCAGATATTAAAGCCGGCAAAATGGTGATTGTAGTAGATGATGAAGACCGTGAAAACGAAGGCGATTTTATTGCGGCTGCGCGAAACGCTACGCCGGAAGTTATCAATTTCATGAGCAAATACGGCCGTGGCCTGATTTGCGTACCCTTGCTGGAAGAACGTTGCAAAGAACTTGGCCTTGACCTGATGGTGAACAACAACACGGCATTGCACGAAACGGCCTTTACGGTGTCGGTTGATCTTTTGGAGCACGGCTGCACCACGGGCATCTCAGCGCAAGACCGCTCCCGAACGATACAAGCCTTAATTGATCCCGCAACGCAACCGCAGGATCTTGGCCGCCCCGGGCATATTTTCCCTTTGATTGCGAAGAAAGGTGGCGTGCTTCGCCGTGCGGGGCACACCGAAGCCACCGTTGATTTGGCAAGATTGGCGGGTTTTGAGCCTGCTGGCGTATTGGTGGAGATCATGAACGAAGACGGCTCAATGGCACGACTGCCGCAATTGAAAGAGATTGCTGAAAAATTTGATTTCAAAATCGTTTCCATAAAAGACCTGATTGAATACCGCATCAAACGCGACTCGTTAATTGAAGAAATCGTTCGCGTGGACATGCCAACGAAATGGGGTCATTTTAAATTGGTGGCCTTTCAGGAAAAAAATTCTCCCAACGAACACCTTGCGCTGATGAAAGGCACATGGACAACCGATGAACCGGTTATGGTGCGTGTGCACTCTTCTTGTTTTACCGGCGACATTCTTGGCTCGCTTCGCTGCGATTGTGGCGAACAATTGCACAACGCCATGCAAATGGTGGAAGAAGAAGGCAAGGGAATTATCCTTTACATGAACCAGGAAGGCCGCGGCATTGGCCTCGTAAATAAACTAAAAGCGTATCGTCTTCAGGAAGAAGGGTTGGACACCGTGGAAGCCAACCTGCATCTCGGCTTTCAAACCGACCAACGCGATTACGGCGTGGGTGCGCAAATCCTCCGTCACCTCGGTGTGCACAAGCTCCGGCTCATTTCAAACAATCCAAAGAAGCGTGTAGGGCTTATTGGTTATGGATTGGAGATAGTTGAGAATATCCCAATCAGGGTTGATCCCAATCCGCACAACGAAAAATATTTACAAACGAAACGCGACAAGATGGGGCATGAGTTTCATTGA
- a CDS encoding NAD(P)-dependent oxidoreductase, which translates to MAILNNRLTPEEYAENFSDIHPPFDKKEAALVEANRCLFCYDAPCMKSCPTSIDVPKFIKQITTENIKGSAHTIFQSNIFGGGCSRVCPVEKLCEGSCVYNLMHEDPIPIAKLQRYATDKAIKEKWQLFERKPSTGKKVAIVGAGPAGLSCAHVLSREGIDVTVFEKESKGGGLMTYGIAAYKVTPEFCQDEVDFITSLGGIAIEYNKELGKDLSLAELRVQYDAVFLGIGVGLARQLQIPGEELEGVVDAIEFIYNLRSKTFNQIAVGDKVAVIGLGMTAIDAATQAKRLGASEVTIVYRRTQDEMPCTQVELDLAKLDGCNIKWLAAPKEVIGANGKVSALVCREMELGVPDASGRRSPVDTGKSFSLAVDMIIKAAGQMPFKELVDGSDLQNSNGKIVVKNNDTNIDGVFAGGDCVNGGKEVVDAVQAGKDGAAAILSYLKLNKVDAKTVNGVEHTIVAS; encoded by the coding sequence GTGGCAATCTTAAATAATCGCCTCACTCCTGAAGAATACGCAGAAAACTTCAGCGACATTCACCCGCCGTTCGATAAAAAAGAAGCGGCGCTCGTGGAAGCAAACCGCTGTTTGTTTTGTTACGATGCGCCGTGTATGAAGTCTTGTCCAACAAGTATTGATGTGCCGAAGTTCATCAAGCAAATCACAACGGAAAACATTAAAGGTTCGGCGCATACCATTTTTCAGTCAAACATATTTGGCGGTGGTTGTTCAAGGGTTTGCCCGGTAGAAAAGCTGTGCGAAGGAAGTTGCGTGTACAATCTTATGCACGAAGACCCAATTCCCATTGCTAAACTTCAACGTTACGCAACGGATAAAGCCATCAAAGAAAAGTGGCAACTGTTCGAACGCAAGCCGTCAACCGGAAAGAAAGTTGCCATTGTTGGTGCGGGTCCTGCCGGGCTTTCTTGTGCGCATGTGTTGTCGAGAGAAGGCATTGATGTAACGGTGTTTGAAAAAGAAAGCAAGGGCGGTGGCTTGATGACCTATGGAATTGCGGCCTATAAAGTCACACCGGAATTTTGTCAGGATGAAGTTGATTTTATAACCTCGCTCGGTGGCATTGCTATCGAATACAACAAAGAACTTGGAAAGGATCTTTCGCTCGCCGAATTGAGAGTGCAATACGATGCGGTTTTTCTTGGCATTGGTGTTGGTCTTGCCCGGCAACTACAAATTCCCGGCGAAGAATTGGAAGGTGTTGTTGATGCGATTGAATTTATTTATAACCTGCGTTCAAAAACCTTCAACCAAATTGCTGTTGGCGATAAGGTAGCCGTGATTGGTTTAGGCATGACGGCGATTGATGCAGCCACGCAAGCAAAGCGTTTAGGAGCAAGCGAAGTAACAATTGTCTATCGCAGAACACAAGATGAAATGCCTTGCACACAAGTAGAACTTGATCTAGCAAAACTTGACGGTTGCAACATCAAGTGGTTGGCCGCACCGAAAGAAGTGATTGGCGCAAACGGCAAAGTATCGGCTCTTGTTTGCAGAGAAATGGAACTTGGCGTTCCCGATGCATCGGGGCGAAGATCACCCGTTGATACGGGAAAATCCTTTTCTCTGGCGGTTGACATGATCATCAAGGCGGCTGGACAAATGCCCTTCAAGGAATTGGTGGATGGCTCCGATTTGCAAAACAGCAACGGTAAAATTGTGGTGAAGAACAACGACACAAATATTGACGGCGTTTTTGCTGGCGGTGATTGTGTGAACGGCGGCAAAGAAGTAGTGGACGCCGTGCAGGCGGGAAAAGACGGTGCTGCGGCGATTCTCTCTTATTTAAAATTGAACAAGGTTGATGCAAAAACTGTCAACGGCGTCGAGCACACGATAGTGGCTTCGTAA
- a CDS encoding translocation/assembly module TamB domain-containing protein, with protein MLLLILLWAFLQTDWGQNFLAGQVTSRLSKDLQTKLSIKHVSFSFFNRMELEGVYLEDQKHDTLLYAGKVKVNITDWFFFKDKADLKYIGLENAVVNLNRTDSVWNYGFLAKYFASSDTVKVKKDPGIQFSLKQVELKNVAFVQKDAWKGSDMIAKIGALNLDADEISASKKSIVIKNLELSDPYFSTLNYQGKFKDTSSSKMDWNIQFNHIQITNGRFRQDQNNYTPTVTYFDGAHIDFRAINAAVNNFRFRNDSLTGNVDLNAAERSGLVVKSLKTDLSIQPQAFVFDKLFLQTNRSTLTDYFSMRFSGKGLADFIHAVTLDADFKNASIASDDLAFFIPDAKPWKKAIKINGRVRGSVDGLSSENLELWLGSNTYVNGSVSVVGLPDINKTLLNIDAKELRTTYGDAVSFFPALANVTSPNVRALSYLKFKGTFTGFVNDFVSYGTIQTPLGTLTTDINMKLPKNGEPIYSGTLSTDGFELGTFVNSTDLGVVDFHGSVKGQSFNWNKMALNIDGIVHRIKYGNYTYQNIAGKGIISKKQFNGDFTINDPNADLHLSGLIDFSKDVPVFDATAQIRKADLKELQLSSEDIRLKGDFNLNLQGNSLSNLIGTARISNAELLANGQKLSFDFLNVASYYINNERNLSVSSNEFDGKITGNFDLTTLPSAFRLFLTRYYPAYIKPPTHYNQQDFSFDITTGIVEDYVHLLDKNLSGLNNSHLVGSLNTKTNSMTVDADVPAFSYGKYSFTDVKLKGAGNLDSLRLDGSVTDAHLDSNVVLPQTTFHIKAQQDVSDIVLNTTSNQAINQASLAAKLKTYSDGISVLFAPSSFMLNGKTWTIEEGGELNLRKSSVANGQVVLSEGPQQIKIETVPSSEGGTWNDLHVTLQNLNLGDIAPLFLKSNRLEGALSGSAVIENPTGNMLINADLKGSAIRMDNDSIGDVVLNGRYNNVNGMLNVVGNNLDTDHHIDFAVAMDFKDTAHQFQDKISLKPKQFQLKFLERFLGTLFSDIGGYATGNVDIMPEGALAVEGKVRLNNASLKVLFTQVAYTIEDTDIELKKDYLDLSGIVLKDRLGNRAKITGGIKHQGFQNMNFDVAVQTVSPQMELLNTTYKDNQQFYGHAWGSGSFVLLGPQYDMDMFIDMKASSRDSSNITLPPAPTQETESATSFLVEKKYGREMTEIEKRGGETNMRYEIKLTATPMVSVDLIMDETTQDIIHARGSGTLKITSGTTAPLRINGRFNIEEGDYNYTFQSVFNRPFVVRKDINANNYIEWNGDPYDANINLEAVYTAKDVSFSPLASSLIVDAEAARTLTRLRKDVNVVAKITGKLFTPKLDFRIEFPSDISNIPSISFAIDQLQRNTNELTKQVTFLVVTNSFAPYESTQSINRPIEELAYNTISGVLFNQINRQLNQIFSRVLRSNKFTLNFSGSLYNRNLLDPNAKGIRLFNQATSTLSVGKSFFNGRAILSVGGSFDVPLGENIQQSFQILPDVSLEILLNTTGSLRATLFYRQNYDYLNGFNTGGGTQPQRYGASLSYNKEFDSFGELLFGKKKDDRKQTTDDRKKTTEGRSDSTEIISKKLQN; from the coding sequence TTGTTGCTGCTCATTTTGCTGTGGGCATTTTTACAAACCGATTGGGGCCAAAACTTTCTTGCCGGACAGGTAACCTCGCGACTGTCGAAAGACTTGCAAACAAAACTTTCCATTAAACATGTAAGCTTTAGCTTTTTTAACCGCATGGAGTTGGAAGGCGTTTACCTGGAAGACCAAAAACACGATACGCTTTTGTACGCCGGCAAGGTAAAGGTGAACATCACTGACTGGTTCTTTTTTAAAGACAAGGCCGACCTGAAATACATCGGGTTGGAGAACGCTGTTGTAAACCTTAACCGAACCGATTCGGTTTGGAATTACGGTTTCCTGGCAAAGTATTTTGCTTCGTCCGACACCGTAAAAGTGAAGAAAGATCCGGGCATTCAATTTAGCCTGAAGCAGGTGGAACTGAAGAACGTTGCCTTTGTGCAAAAAGATGCCTGGAAAGGAAGTGACATGATTGCGAAAATTGGTGCGTTGAATTTGGATGCGGACGAAATCAGCGCAAGCAAGAAAAGTATCGTGATCAAAAACCTTGAACTGAGCGACCCGTATTTTTCTACGCTGAATTACCAGGGTAAGTTTAAAGACACGAGTTCTTCAAAAATGGATTGGAACATTCAATTCAATCATATCCAAATTACCAACGGACGCTTTCGGCAGGATCAAAATAATTACACGCCAACCGTTACTTATTTTGATGGGGCGCACATTGACTTTCGTGCCATCAACGCGGCTGTTAACAATTTCCGTTTCCGGAATGATTCGCTTACCGGCAACGTGGATTTGAACGCGGCGGAGCGTAGCGGTCTTGTGGTGAAAAGCTTAAAAACCGATCTTTCCATTCAGCCGCAAGCTTTTGTTTTCGACAAACTTTTCTTACAAACGAACCGCAGCACGCTGACGGATTATTTTTCGATGCGCTTTAGCGGGAAAGGCCTCGCTGATTTTATTCACGCCGTTACGCTTGACGCAGATTTTAAAAATGCATCCATTGCTTCCGATGACCTGGCATTTTTTATTCCGGATGCAAAGCCGTGGAAGAAAGCCATCAAGATAAACGGAAGGGTAAGGGGTTCGGTTGACGGACTGTCATCGGAAAATTTAGAACTGTGGTTAGGCAGCAATACGTATGTGAACGGTAGCGTGAGTGTTGTGGGTTTGCCCGACATCAACAAAACCCTGTTGAACATTGACGCAAAAGAATTGCGGACAACTTATGGCGATGCGGTAAGTTTTTTTCCGGCGCTGGCAAACGTTACTTCGCCAAACGTGCGGGCACTTTCTTATTTAAAGTTTAAGGGAACTTTCACCGGCTTTGTGAACGACTTTGTTTCTTACGGCACCATTCAAACGCCTTTGGGCACGCTGACAACGGACATCAACATGAAACTGCCGAAGAACGGCGAACCAATTTATTCGGGCACGTTAAGCACCGATGGTTTTGAATTGGGCACTTTTGTGAACAGCACGGACCTTGGTGTTGTAGATTTTCACGGTAGCGTAAAAGGCCAGAGTTTTAACTGGAACAAAATGGCCCTCAACATTGACGGCATTGTTCACCGCATTAAATACGGCAATTACACGTATCAAAATATTGCCGGAAAAGGCATCATCAGCAAAAAACAATTCAACGGCGATTTTACCATCAACGACCCGAATGCGGATTTGCACCTGAGTGGCCTGATTGATTTCAGCAAAGACGTACCGGTGTTTGATGCCACGGCGCAGATTCGTAAAGCGGATTTGAAAGAACTTCAATTGTCTTCTGAGGACATCCGGCTGAAAGGCGATTTTAATTTGAATCTACAAGGCAACAGTTTGTCGAACTTGATTGGTACGGCCCGAATCAGTAATGCTGAATTGTTGGCCAACGGGCAAAAGCTGTCCTTTGATTTTTTAAACGTCGCTTCGTATTACATTAACAACGAACGCAACTTAAGCGTCAGTTCCAACGAGTTTGACGGAAAGATCACCGGCAATTTTGATTTGACAACGTTGCCTTCCGCCTTCCGGTTGTTTTTAACCCGTTATTATCCCGCTTACATTAAGCCGCCTACGCACTATAACCAACAGGATTTTTCATTCGACATCACGACGGGCATTGTGGAAGATTACGTTCACTTGCTTGATAAGAATCTTTCCGGCCTGAACAACAGTCATCTTGTGGGTTCGCTCAACACAAAGACCAACAGCATGACCGTTGATGCCGATGTTCCGGCTTTCTCCTACGGGAAATATTCCTTTACCGATGTGAAATTAAAAGGCGCTGGAAACCTTGACAGTCTGCGGCTTGATGGCAGCGTAACCGATGCACATCTCGACAGCAACGTGGTGTTGCCGCAAACAACTTTTCACATAAAAGCCCAGCAAGACGTATCGGACATTGTGCTGAACACAACCTCCAATCAAGCCATTAACCAGGCATCGCTGGCGGCGAAGTTGAAAACATACAGCGACGGCATTTCGGTTTTGTTTGCGCCTTCATCTTTTATGCTGAACGGAAAAACATGGACCATCGAAGAAGGCGGCGAATTAAACCTTCGCAAAAGTTCCGTTGCCAACGGACAAGTTGTATTGAGCGAAGGGCCGCAACAAATAAAAATTGAAACCGTTCCGTCAAGCGAAGGCGGCACCTGGAACGATTTGCACGTAACCCTTCAGAATTTGAATCTTGGCGACATTGCACCGCTCTTCTTAAAAAGCAACCGGCTCGAAGGTGCCTTATCGGGGAGTGCGGTCATCGAAAACCCAACGGGCAATATGCTGATTAACGCCGATTTAAAAGGCAGCGCCATTCGCATGGACAACGATTCGATTGGCGACGTGGTTTTAAACGGCCGGTACAATAACGTAAACGGTATGTTGAACGTTGTCGGAAACAATCTCGACACAGATCACCACATTGACTTTGCGGTGGCGATGGATTTTAAAGACACGGCACACCAGTTTCAGGACAAGATTAGTTTGAAGCCAAAGCAGTTTCAATTGAAATTCCTGGAACGTTTTCTCGGCACCTTGTTCAGTGACATTGGCGGCTATGCAACCGGCAACGTGGACATCATGCCCGAAGGGGCTCTTGCGGTGGAGGGAAAAGTGCGGCTGAACAATGCGAGCCTGAAAGTATTGTTCACGCAAGTGGCGTACACGATTGAAGACACGGACATTGAGTTGAAAAAAGATTATTTGGATTTGAGCGGCATTGTGCTGAAAGACCGCTTGGGAAACAGGGCAAAGATTACCGGCGGCATCAAACACCAGGGCTTCCAGAACATGAACTTTGACGTGGCCGTGCAAACGGTGTCACCACAAATGGAACTGCTGAATACAACCTATAAAGACAACCAGCAGTTTTACGGTCATGCCTGGGGTTCGGGCTCGTTTGTATTGCTAGGCCCGCAGTACGACATGGACATGTTCATTGACATGAAAGCATCGTCCAGGGATTCGTCTAACATCACCCTTCCACCGGCGCCAACGCAGGAAACAGAAAGCGCAACCTCTTTTCTTGTTGAAAAAAAATACGGCCGTGAGATGACCGAGATTGAAAAGCGCGGCGGCGAAACCAACATGCGTTATGAAATAAAGTTGACCGCTACGCCGATGGTGTCGGTTGATTTAATTATGGACGAAACAACGCAGGACATCATTCACGCAAGGGGCAGCGGTACACTGAAAATAACGTCGGGTACAACGGCGCCGCTGCGCATCAACGGTCGTTTCAACATTGAAGAAGGCGATTACAATTATACCTTTCAATCGGTGTTCAACCGGCCCTTCGTTGTGCGCAAAGACATCAACGCAAACAATTATATTGAATGGAATGGCGATCCTTACGATGCCAACATTAACCTGGAAGCTGTGTACACCGCAAAAGACGTGAGCTTCTCACCGTTGGCCTCTTCTTTAATTGTAGATGCCGAAGCCGCACGAACATTGACACGTCTCCGCAAGGACGTGAACGTAGTGGCAAAAATCACCGGCAAGCTCTTTACGCCCAAGCTTGATTTTCGCATTGAGTTTCCCAGCGACATTTCAAACATACCTTCCATTTCTTTTGCCATTGATCAATTGCAACGAAACACGAACGAGCTAACGAAGCAGGTAACGTTCCTTGTTGTTACCAATTCTTTTGCGCCTTACGAAAGCACGCAGTCCATTAACCGGCCTATCGAAGAGTTGGCGTACAATACCATCTCCGGCGTTTTGTTTAATCAAATAAACCGGCAATTAAACCAGATTTTCTCCCGCGTTTTGCGCAGCAATAAATTCACGCTCAACTTTTCCGGCTCCTTGTACAACCGCAACCTGCTTGACCCGAACGCAAAGGGCATACGTTTGTTTAACCAGGCAACATCAACATTGAGTGTAGGTAAATCGTTCTTTAACGGCAGGGCTATTTTAAGTGTGGGCGGCAGCTTCGATGTGCCGTTGGGAGAAAACATCCAACAAAGCTTTCAGATATTGCCCGACGTGTCGCTGGAGATTTTGCTTAACACGACCGGCTCTTTGCGGGCCACGCTTTTTTACCGGCAGAATTACGATTACCTGAACGGCTTTAACACAGGCGGCGGCACGCAACCGCAACGCTACGGCGCGTCGCTTTCGTACAACAAAGAGTTTGATTCATTTGGCGAATTGTTGTTTGGGAAAAAGAAAGATGACAGAAAACAGACGACGGATGACAGGAAAAAAACAACGGAAGGCCGCAGCGATTCAACCGAAATTATCAGCAAGAAACTCCAGAATTAA
- the preA gene encoding NAD-dependent dihydropyrimidine dehydrogenase subunit PreA, with protein MADISANFLGIKSPNPFWLASAPPTDKKYNVLRAFEAGWGGVVWKTLGSQVKNVSSRYSAVNYNGSRVMGFNNIELISDRPLHINLKEIAECVKLFPDRAMIASLMADNTKESWHELIAQVEDTGAHGFELNFGCPHGMTERGMGAAVGQDPEIARMVVEWVMEKATIPVITKLTPNVHSVVPTGRAVVEADTDALSLINTIQSVTGVDLDTLVPNPYVAGKSVFGGYCGPAVKPIALKMLTTIAQDPVTNKVPISGIGGVSTWRDAVEFMLLGASNVQVCTAAMKHGFRIVEDMCEGLNNWMDEKGFATINDFIGKSVETITHWEDLDINYHHIAKINQDKCIHCGLCYIACEDTSHQSINLTYGKPYNMYLVKEEECVGCNLCQLVCPVDNCITMEVHRKGDEYLNWKEFQRLGMPLNDH; from the coding sequence ATGGCTGATATTTCTGCAAACTTTCTCGGAATCAAATCGCCCAATCCTTTTTGGTTGGCCAGTGCGCCGCCAACGGATAAAAAATACAACGTATTGCGTGCCTTTGAAGCCGGCTGGGGCGGCGTGGTTTGGAAGACGCTTGGCTCACAGGTAAAGAATGTTTCTTCACGCTATTCTGCGGTCAATTACAACGGCAGTCGTGTGATGGGTTTCAACAACATTGAGCTTATTTCCGACCGACCGCTACACATCAACCTGAAAGAAATTGCGGAGTGTGTTAAACTCTTTCCCGATCGTGCGATGATTGCCTCGCTCATGGCCGACAACACAAAAGAAAGTTGGCACGAGTTGATTGCACAAGTAGAAGATACCGGTGCGCACGGCTTTGAACTGAACTTTGGTTGTCCGCACGGCATGACCGAAAGAGGCATGGGTGCAGCGGTGGGTCAAGATCCGGAGATTGCAAGAATGGTGGTGGAATGGGTGATGGAAAAAGCAACCATTCCCGTTATCACAAAGTTGACACCGAACGTTCACTCTGTTGTTCCAACCGGACGAGCCGTTGTCGAAGCAGACACCGATGCACTGTCGTTAATCAACACCATTCAATCCGTCACCGGTGTCGATCTTGATACGCTTGTTCCAAATCCTTATGTGGCGGGTAAATCGGTGTTTGGCGGCTATTGCGGTCCGGCGGTAAAGCCCATCGCGTTGAAGATGCTTACCACTATTGCCCAAGACCCTGTGACGAACAAAGTTCCTATCTCGGGTATTGGCGGTGTAAGTACGTGGCGTGATGCGGTTGAATTTATGCTGCTTGGCGCAAGCAACGTTCAAGTTTGTACTGCCGCCATGAAACACGGTTTCCGCATTGTGGAAGACATGTGCGAAGGCCTGAACAACTGGATGGATGAAAAAGGCTTTGCCACCATCAATGATTTCATTGGCAAGTCGGTTGAAACCATCACGCATTGGGAAGACCTCGACATCAACTATCACCACATTGCCAAGATCAATCAGGACAAATGCATTCATTGCGGCCTATGTTATATTGCTTGTGAAGACACTTCACACCAATCCATCAATCTTACCTACGGCAAGCCGTACAATATGTATTTGGTCAAAGAAGAGGAATGCGTTGGCTGCAATCTTTGCCAATTGGTTTGCCCCGTTGACAATTGCATTACCATGGAGGTTCACCGCAAAGGCGATGAGTACCTGAACTGGAAAGAGTTTCAGCGATTGGGCATGCCGCTCAATGACCACTAA
- a CDS encoding transglutaminase domain-containing protein: MKMWLTGFVLFSCFAASAQQRLSFSSIDWKTQSFDAPTPDSLARLINTNFSTTPEKVRAVYSWITSHIAYNTNIFKPWEKYHYSPDPMDTAAVWPSGDEMTARKVMRKRTAVCDGYARLFKVLCDYTGVEAVVIQGYGRVSGQGDGKFRTNHTWNAVKVDSVWQLLDVTWASGYLNYADDYISLQNDSYYLTPPEQFINDHYPEDLRWTLLPAPPMLAEFKRMPFRSKNFYRYGIGGYFPGNGVVEATVGDTLRFSVQFKDAARAKQTGTDPFLDTADYALWPRSAFVKPLDEKAANLSYIYTVEPGVEWIHLLYKDDAVLHYRLKQAEINARSK, translated from the coding sequence ATGAAAATGTGGCTGACTGGTTTTGTGCTATTTTCCTGCTTTGCTGCCTCCGCCCAGCAAAGGCTTTCTTTTTCTTCCATTGATTGGAAAACCCAATCGTTTGATGCCCCAACACCCGATTCGCTGGCGCGTTTAATCAACACAAATTTTTCTACGACACCTGAAAAAGTGCGGGCCGTTTACAGTTGGATAACAAGCCATATTGCATACAACACCAACATCTTTAAACCGTGGGAAAAATATCATTACAGTCCAGATCCAATGGACACAGCCGCAGTTTGGCCTTCGGGTGACGAGATGACCGCTCGCAAAGTGATGCGCAAGCGCACTGCGGTGTGCGACGGTTATGCGAGGTTGTTTAAAGTTCTCTGTGATTATACCGGCGTTGAAGCCGTCGTTATCCAGGGTTATGGACGAGTGTCGGGCCAGGGCGACGGAAAATTTAGAACCAATCACACATGGAACGCAGTGAAGGTTGACAGCGTTTGGCAACTGCTCGACGTAACCTGGGCCAGCGGTTATTTAAACTATGCGGACGATTACATTTCGCTGCAAAATGATTCTTACTACTTGACGCCGCCGGAACAATTCATCAACGATCATTATCCCGAAGATTTGCGCTGGACGCTTTTGCCCGCTCCACCCATGCTGGCCGAGTTTAAGCGGATGCCCTTTCGGAGCAAAAATTTTTACCGCTACGGTATCGGCGGCTATTTTCCCGGCAACGGCGTGGTGGAAGCGACCGTTGGTGATACGCTTCGTTTTTCTGTTCAATTTAAAGATGCGGCAAGGGCAAAACAAACGGGCACCGATCCTTTTTTGGATACGGCCGATTATGCGCTGTGGCCGCGAAGTGCTTTTGTAAAACCTTTGGATGAAAAGGCGGCAAATCTTTCTTACATCTATACCGTTGAACCCGGCGTGGAATGGATTCATTTGCTGTACAAAGATGATGCGGTGCTCCATTACCGCTTAAAGCAAGCCGAGATAAATGCAAGAAGCAAATAA
- a CDS encoding four helix bundle protein yields MSESIVYQKAYLFAIEVVKLYKLLSMEKKEFVLSRQMLRPGTSIGANVNEAVSSESKRDFVHKLSIALKKRERRLTVSLLKDSEYITPEQFSPLSNSCTSLIKILSSIIITTKERYFKKQSTTHNS; encoded by the coding sequence ATGAGTGAAAGCATCGTATATCAGAAAGCGTATCTCTTCGCCATTGAGGTTGTAAAACTGTATAAGCTTTTGAGTATGGAAAAGAAAGAATTTGTGCTTTCAAGGCAAATGCTCAGGCCTGGTACGTCGATTGGCGCAAACGTGAACGAAGCCGTTTCAAGTGAGTCGAAAAGAGATTTCGTTCATAAATTAAGTATTGCATTAAAGAAGCGAGAGAGACGACTTACTGTAAGTCTTTTAAAAGATTCGGAATATATTACACCAGAACAGTTTTCTCCCTTAAGTAATTCGTGCACATCTCTAATAAAAATTTTAAGCAGCATTATCATCACAACCAAAGAAAGATATTTCAAGAAACAGTCAACAACTCATAACTCTTAA